One window of the Pan troglodytes isolate AG18354 chromosome 12, NHGRI_mPanTro3-v2.0_pri, whole genome shotgun sequence genome contains the following:
- the LOC129143153 gene encoding small ribosomal subunit protein uS5-like translates to MGNRSDFHGGFGSGIRGRGRGRGRGRGRGRGARRGKAEDKEWMPVTKLGRLVKDMKIKSLEEIYLFSLPIKESEIIDFFLGDSLKDEVLKIMPVQKQTRAGQGTRFKAFVAIGDYNGHVSLGVKCSKEVATAIRGAITLAKLSIVPVRRGYWGNKIGKPHTVPCKVTGRCGSVLVRLIPAPRGTGIVSTPVPKKLLMTAGIDDCYTSARGCTATLGNFAKATFDAISKTYSYLTPDLWKETVFTKSPYQEFTDHLVKTHTRVSVQRTQASDVATT, encoded by the coding sequence ATGGGGAACCGCAGTGACTTCCACGGAGGTTTCGGCAGTGGCATCCGGGGCCGGGGTCGCGGGCGTGGACGGGGCCGTGGCCGAGGCCGCGGAGCTCGCAGAGGCAAGGCCGAGGATAAGGAGTGGATGCCTGTCACCAAGCTGGGCCGCTTGGTCAAGGACATGAAGATCAAGTCCCTGGAGGAGATCTATCTCTTCTCCCTGCCCATTAAGGAATCTGAGATCATTGATTTCTTCCTGGGGGACTCTCTCAAGGATGAGGTTTTGAAGATTATGCCCGTGCAGAAGCAGACCCGTGCCGGCCAGGGCACCAGGTTCAAGGCGTTTGTTGCTATCGGAGACTACAATGGCCATGTCAGTCTGGGTGTTAAGTGCTCCAAGGAGGTGGCCACCGCCATCCGTGGGGCCATCACCCTGGCCAAGCTCTCCATTGTCCCCGTGCGCAGAGGCTACTGGGGGAACAAGATCGGCAAGCCCCACACCGTCCCTTGCAAGGTGACAGGCCGCTGCGGCTCTGTGCTGGTGCGCCTCATCCCTGCACCCAGGGGCACTGGCATCGTCTCCACACCTGTGCCCAAGAAGCTGCTCATGACGGCTGGTATCGATGACTGCTACACCTCAGCCCGGGGCTGCACTGCCACCCTGGGCAACTTCGCCAAGGCCACCTTTGATGCCATCTCTAAGACCTACAGCTACCTGACCCCCGACCTCTGGAAGGAGACTGTATTTACCAAGTCTCCCTATCAGGAATTCACTGACCACCTCGTCAAGACCCACACCAGAGTCTCGGTGCAGCGGACCCAGGCTTCAGATGTGGCTACAACATAG
- the TMSB10 gene encoding thymosin beta-10 isoform X1 — protein sequence MADKPDMGEIASFDKAKLKKTETQEKNTLPTKETIEQEKRSEIS from the exons ATGGCAGACAAACCAGACATGGGGGAAATCGCCAGCTTCGATAAGGCCAAGCTGAAGAAAACGGAGACGCAGGAGAAAAACACCCTGCCGACCAAAGAGA CCATTGAGCAGGAGAAGCGGAGTGAAATTTCCTAA
- the TMSB10 gene encoding thymosin beta-10 isoform X2 — translation MADKPDMGEIASFDKAKLKKTETQEKNTLPTKETPSFLLNPHTSWVPRPHREAPRLRVGVAAPLQRPLPALHSH, via the exons ATGGCAGACAAACCAGACATGGGGGAAATCGCCAGCTTCGATAAGGCCAAGCTGAAGAAAACGGAGACGCAGGAGAAAAACACCCTGCCGACCAAAGAGA CCCCAAGCTTCCTTCTAAATCCCCACACCTCGTGGGTGCCTCGCCCACACCGGGAAGCACCTCGGTTGCGGGTGGGGGTTGCAGCTCCGCTCCAGCGCCCGCTTCCCGCTCTCCACAGCCATTGA